The genomic DNA CGTGCGGGCCGCCCTGGGCGTGCATCGGGAGCAGGTGCATCTGCGTACCCGGGAGCGCCAGAAAGGCAACCAACAGTATCAGAAGCTGGATGGCCAGGGACGTTATCGGCTGGTGCGGGAAGGGCAGGCGCATCTGCTCATCAACCTGCAGGACTATCTGGACACCGGCCTGTTCCTCGATCACCGGCCCACCCGGCTGAAGATTGCCGAGGAAGCCAGCGGCAAGCGCTTCCTCAACCTGTTTGCCTACACCGGCTCGGCCACCGTGCATGCCGCTGTGGGGGGCGCGAAACGCACGGTCACCGTGGATGCCTCCAAGCGCTACCTGGAATGGGCGGCCTCCAATCTGGCCGCCAATGGGTTCTCCACCGACCAACACGAGCTGGTACGCGCCGATACCATGCGCTGGCTGGACGAATGCCAGGAGCAGTTTGATCTGGTGTTCTGTGATCCGCCCACCTTTTCCAACAACAAGTCGCGCAGTGACTTCGTGGTGGAAGAGCACCATGGCGAGCTGATCCGCAAGATCATGCGCCGGCTGGAGCCGGGCGGGGTGCTGTATTTTTCCTGCAACTACCGCCGTTTCGAACTCGACCCGAGTATCAGCAAGTGGTATCAGGTAGACGATATTTCCCGCTGGAGCATCCCGGAGGATTTCCGCCGGAATGACAGGATTCATGTCTGCTATGCCATTCGGCATGTGGAGGACTGATGAGCGTAGTGCTTTATACCACGGTGGGCTGCCATCTCTGTGAGCAGGCCCGTGAGCTGGTGTCTACTGTGGCACCGGATCTCACCCTGACACTGGTTGATGTGGCGGAAGACGATGAATTGCTGGCCCGTTATGGCGAGCGCATTCCCGTGCTGATGAAAGAGGGCCGGGAACTTGGCTGGCCATTCAGTCTGCTGGATGTGCAGCAATTTCTGGCTGGTTGAGTGATTGATGCGGGCTTCACAGCGGCAGGCTCATGATTGCTGCTATGAAGACCATCAGCCCAAAGAAACTCCACAAGCGCCAGGCCGATGAAGTCGAAATCTTCTCGGCCTGCCTGTCCGTGTGCACCCTCAAGGTCCGCTTAGGTGATACCTGGTACTGGGTGGCCGACGACAGCGGTAAGATCATGCGTTTCAACGGTCCCGAACACGCCAATAACCAGCTCCAGACCCTGTCCACTGGCACGGCCCATCTGCTGCATCATTCCGCCCATGCGGAAATGGTTGGCCAGCCGGAAG from Alcanivorax sp. includes the following:
- a CDS encoding glutaredoxin family protein, coding for MSVVLYTTVGCHLCEQARELVSTVAPDLTLTLVDVAEDDELLARYGERIPVLMKEGRELGWPFSLLDVQQFLAG
- a CDS encoding DUF6482 family protein; this translates as MKTISPKKLHKRQADEVEIFSACLSVCTLKVRLGDTWYWVADDSGKIMRFNGPEHANNQLQTLSTGTAHLLHHSAHAEMVGQPEGEVIPPLRVRFHWRSQA